In Candidatus Nomurabacteria bacterium, the following proteins share a genomic window:
- the uvrB gene encoding excinuclease ABC subunit UvrB, which translates to MKFTLATDKKPAGDQPKAIKQLLNGLESGALHQTLLGVTGSGKTFTCANVIAEVQKPTLVIAHNKTLAAQLAQEYRDFFPNNAVHYFVSYYDYYQPEAYMPTSDTYIEKEAQINEEIDRLRHASTQALLTRQDVIIVASVSCIYGLGSPKEYLKKHLKFSRGYETTRTEMLRTLIDMQFSRTNADLTPAQFRAVGNAVEIMPTNERVIYRLSFVGNTIGNITKIDAITRSITAEPESFFLFPAKHFVTPEAERKLAIEEINQDLKAQLKKFKAEGKLLEAERLRRRTEHDLALIREVGYCNGIENYSRHFDRRSAGEAPYTLLSYFPHDEVGRPDFLTIIDESHVTIPQINGMYAGDRSRKQTLIEHGFRLPSALDNRPLKFAEFEEKVGQRIYTSATPGKYEFEQAKVTNIPMIEQIIRPTGLVDPEIDIRPVTATGSYEGQIKDFLEEAEQVIKKGTRVLTTTLTKKMAEDLADFLEDRGVKTKYIHSDVETIERIEILTDFRRGKFDCLVGVNLLREGLDLPEVELVAILDADKEGFLRSETALIQTIGRAARNVNGRVLLYADQMTDSLQKAVDETRRRRKLQLDYNKKHGITPTTITKEIKSIADQLRTDHDETVDTLLKVDLELFKKNPKTLLKDKRRQMEEAVRVLDFETAAIIRDEIAILDKQLESVKKTPKAK; encoded by the coding sequence ATGAAATTTACTTTAGCGACCGACAAAAAACCGGCAGGTGACCAACCTAAAGCTATAAAACAACTTCTCAACGGACTAGAGTCTGGCGCTCTACATCAAACCCTACTTGGAGTTACAGGTTCTGGCAAAACCTTTACCTGCGCTAACGTAATTGCAGAAGTTCAAAAGCCAACACTGGTTATTGCTCACAACAAAACCCTAGCCGCTCAGTTGGCTCAGGAATATAGAGACTTCTTTCCGAATAACGCAGTACATTACTTTGTGTCTTATTATGACTACTACCAGCCGGAAGCATATATGCCAACTAGCGATACCTATATTGAAAAAGAGGCACAAATAAATGAGGAGATAGACAGACTAAGACACGCTTCAACCCAAGCTCTTCTGACCAGACAAGACGTAATCATTGTCGCCTCAGTATCTTGTATTTATGGCCTTGGTTCGCCAAAAGAATACTTAAAAAAACATTTAAAGTTTAGTCGCGGTTATGAAACTACACGCACTGAAATGCTACGAACTCTGATAGACATGCAATTTTCGCGTACCAACGCTGACCTAACGCCAGCTCAGTTTCGCGCTGTTGGTAATGCTGTAGAAATAATGCCTACCAACGAAAGAGTAATATATCGATTAAGTTTTGTTGGCAATACGATTGGCAATATCACTAAAATAGATGCCATAACTCGCTCTATCACAGCTGAGCCGGAAAGCTTTTTCCTGTTTCCGGCTAAGCACTTTGTGACACCGGAAGCAGAACGCAAGTTAGCAATTGAAGAAATCAACCAAGATCTTAAAGCTCAACTTAAGAAATTTAAAGCGGAAGGTAAATTACTTGAAGCAGAAAGACTGCGACGACGAACTGAACATGATTTGGCCCTGATTCGTGAAGTTGGTTATTGTAACGGAATTGAGAACTACTCAAGACATTTTGACCGTCGCAGTGCCGGTGAAGCACCTTACACTTTACTCTCTTATTTTCCACACGACGAAGTAGGCAGGCCAGACTTTCTAACTATCATAGATGAATCCCATGTCACGATCCCGCAAATAAACGGTATGTACGCTGGTGATCGTTCAAGAAAACAAACCTTGATTGAACACGGTTTTAGACTACCAAGCGCCCTGGACAATCGACCGCTAAAATTTGCTGAGTTTGAAGAAAAAGTGGGACAAAGAATCTATACTTCAGCCACACCTGGAAAATATGAATTTGAACAGGCCAAGGTTACGAATATTCCGATGATTGAACAAATCATTAGACCTACCGGTCTGGTAGATCCAGAGATAGACATCCGTCCGGTCACAGCCACCGGCAGTTACGAAGGACAGATCAAGGACTTTTTGGAAGAAGCTGAGCAAGTAATAAAAAAAGGAACCCGCGTCTTAACAACTACTTTAACTAAAAAAATGGCCGAAGACTTGGCGGACTTCCTTGAAGACAGGGGAGTCAAAACAAAATACATTCACAGCGATGTAGAAACCATTGAAAGAATCGAGATTTTGACTGATTTTAGACGCGGCAAATTTGACTGCTTAGTTGGAGTGAATCTACTCCGAGAAGGACTAGACCTACCTGAGGTCGAGTTAGTAGCCATCTTAGATGCCGATAAAGAAGGGTTTCTAAGGAGCGAAACAGCCTTGATCCAAACCATTGGCCGAGCCGCTAGAAATGTTAACGGGCGAGTACTTCTATATGCTGACCAAATGACAGATTCCCTACAAAAAGCTGTTGACGAAACCAGGCGCCGGCGCAAATTACAATTAGATTACAATAAAAAACACGGTATCACACCAACTACTATTACCAAAGAAATAAAATCAATTGCCGATCAATTACGGACTGACCACGACGAAACTGTAGATACTTTATTAAAAGTTGATCTTGAGCTTTTCAAAAAAAATCCAAAAACGCTTTTGAAAGATAAACGTAGGCAAATGGAAGAAGCTGTTCGGGTATTAGATTTTGAAACCGCCGCCATTATCAGAGATGAAATTGCCATTTTAGACAAACAGCTAGAATCAGTCAAAAAAACCCCAAAAGCTAAATAA
- a CDS encoding CapA family protein yields the protein MHRTLLYKLTFVLAVSLMLTAINLYSVISIKSGLDFVLGKIDNITLKKSDSSLETVYCDGDIYFTGDIMLARHVETLSSEHGSDYMFEGLDFLKEADCVVANFEGSIPTEHVQTPDFTFNFSVDNTNISALTNAGFTHLSLANNHSYDFGELGYSNTLSVLKGEGFTSFGHPNTIATSSVTFIDTNNSRVALIAINTIGQTIDHEDTKNTLSWATTQSSKQIVYIHWGNEYKLNQSEQQQDLAKELISDGADLIIGHHPHVTQGIEQIDGVPVIYSLGNLVFDQYFSQDVQQGLIVAIDFQNNLTVNLYPITSMQNISQPHLMSEKQKVTFLEKLTKHSPPNLKDAIISGQITQRSELASSRETVIMTP from the coding sequence ATGCATAGGACATTGCTATATAAGCTGACTTTTGTCTTAGCGGTCTCACTGATGTTGACTGCAATAAATCTGTACTCAGTAATATCAATTAAATCGGGTCTGGATTTCGTACTGGGTAAAATTGATAATATTACTCTGAAAAAATCGGATTCCTCACTGGAAACCGTATATTGCGACGGGGATATTTATTTTACGGGAGACATAATGTTAGCTCGGCATGTGGAAACTTTGTCCAGCGAACATGGCTCAGACTATATGTTTGAGGGCCTTGATTTTCTAAAGGAAGCTGACTGTGTAGTTGCTAATTTTGAGGGCAGTATACCAACAGAACATGTACAAACCCCTGATTTCACCTTTAATTTTTCGGTAGACAATACTAACATAAGTGCTTTAACTAACGCCGGGTTCACACACTTAAGTTTAGCAAATAACCACAGCTATGATTTTGGGGAGCTTGGCTACTCTAACACTCTATCTGTACTAAAAGGCGAGGGCTTTACCTCCTTTGGGCATCCAAATACCATAGCCACATCATCGGTAACCTTTATAGATACTAATAACTCAAGAGTGGCTCTGATCGCTATAAATACTATAGGTCAGACAATTGATCACGAGGATACCAAAAACACACTTAGTTGGGCAACAACACAAAGTAGTAAGCAAATCGTTTACATTCACTGGGGTAATGAATATAAGTTAAACCAATCTGAACAACAACAGGACTTGGCTAAGGAATTGATAAGTGACGGAGCTGATCTTATTATTGGACACCACCCTCATGTGACTCAAGGAATTGAACAAATTGACGGAGTACCTGTAATTTATTCATTAGGAAATCTTGTTTTTGACCAATACTTTAGCCAAGATGTACAGCAGGGTCTAATTGTCGCAATTGATTTTCAAAATAATCTTACCGTAAACCTCTATCCGATCACTAGCATGCAAAACATATCGCAACCACACCTAATGTCTGAAAAACAGAAAGTGACCTTCTTAGAAAAACTCACAAAACATAGCCCACCCAACCTTAAAGACGCAATTATCTCTGGACAGATAACCCAGAGGTCAGAGCTTGCAAGTTCACGAGAAACAGTTATTATGACTCCATAA
- a CDS encoding AI-2E family transporter — MTMSIGRIVEYVYFFALLVGVGYLAWLVFSPFISALALSLITVAIAYPLHEYFQAKFFKERKGLAALFSTLVVVIVVIIPLLFIVSVFVREFTSFYQALSNGNEVSIEHYLQTVEDTVRLVVPEFDLDLSAQVKESAEWFVKNLGSIFAGTITTIFMVFISLVASFYFFKDGKELLKVIAKASPLPDREDAIIFSRIAQAMRSVAVGVVLVSIIQGVVAAIGFTIFGIDRAILWGAIAALLAMLPGIGTSVIMIPAIIYLFVTGSLFNAIGLLIWSIIAIIVIDNIVGPQLMSRGNNLHPLLILLSVLGGISMFGPLGFIIGPVIITLFMVLLEIYNQYIVGNSTSENQSRKNLKS, encoded by the coding sequence ATGACCATGTCAATCGGACGCATTGTTGAATATGTGTATTTTTTTGCACTCCTTGTCGGTGTCGGCTATTTAGCTTGGCTTGTCTTTTCTCCATTTATCTCAGCTTTAGCTCTCTCTCTTATAACAGTAGCTATTGCTTACCCTTTGCATGAATACTTTCAAGCCAAATTTTTTAAAGAAAGAAAGGGATTGGCTGCTCTATTTTCTACCCTAGTAGTAGTAATTGTCGTTATAATACCGCTTTTATTTATCGTTTCTGTTTTTGTCCGTGAATTTACAAGCTTTTACCAAGCCTTGAGTAATGGCAACGAAGTCTCAATTGAGCACTATCTTCAAACTGTGGAGGATACTGTACGTTTAGTTGTTCCAGAATTTGATCTGGATCTTTCCGCCCAAGTAAAAGAAAGTGCTGAATGGTTTGTAAAAAATCTGGGTAGTATTTTTGCGGGTACGATAACCACCATCTTTATGGTGTTTATATCATTAGTAGCCTCCTTCTACTTTTTTAAAGACGGTAAAGAACTACTTAAGGTTATCGCTAAAGCCAGCCCGCTACCGGACCGCGAAGACGCAATTATATTTTCTCGAATCGCCCAAGCTATGCGCTCGGTAGCAGTTGGAGTCGTCCTAGTTTCCATAATACAAGGTGTCGTGGCCGCTATCGGTTTTACTATTTTTGGCATAGACAGAGCTATTTTATGGGGGGCGATCGCTGCACTGTTAGCTATGTTACCTGGTATTGGTACCAGTGTGATAATGATACCGGCTATTATTTACCTCTTTGTCACTGGATCGCTCTTTAATGCAATTGGACTACTTATATGGTCCATCATTGCAATAATTGTAATTGACAATATAGTCGGGCCGCAGCTTATGAGTCGTGGAAACAACCTCCATCCGCTTCTAATTTTATTGTCAGTTTTAGGTGGAATTTCCATGTTTGGGCCACTTGGATTTATAATTGGCCCGGTTATTATAACCCTATTTATGGTATTGCTTGAGATTTATAATCAATATATAGTGGGCAACTCTACAAGCGAAAACCAGAGTCGAAAAAATCTTAAATCATGA
- a CDS encoding FKBP-type peptidyl-prolyl cis-trans isomerase, which produces MALALYLVRVENVFFKTVGSNSQPAGVANSGIVFVGEGGDQNQERANALITAADNSSNLKDMVIDDIVIGTGEPVKEGDTVSVHYVGTLQDGTEFDNSKKRGQPFVFTVGEGKVIKGWEDGLIGMKEGGQRILVIPPSLAYGDRQIGPIPANSTLVFAIELLEIK; this is translated from the coding sequence ATGGCACTAGCACTATATTTAGTGCGTGTAGAAAACGTTTTCTTTAAGACTGTTGGCTCTAACTCACAACCAGCTGGAGTAGCTAATTCCGGAATTGTGTTTGTAGGCGAAGGTGGCGATCAAAATCAGGAACGTGCCAATGCGCTTATCACAGCAGCTGATAATAGTAGTAATTTAAAAGATATGGTGATTGATGATATTGTAATTGGTACCGGAGAACCAGTTAAAGAGGGAGACACTGTTTCTGTTCATTATGTAGGAACACTTCAAGACGGTACTGAGTTTGATAATTCAAAGAAACGAGGCCAACCTTTTGTTTTTACAGTGGGTGAAGGTAAGGTTATTAAAGGCTGGGAGGATGGCCTGATCGGAATGAAGGAGGGTGGTCAGAGAATTTTAGTTATTCCACCTAGTTTAGCCTATGGAGACAGACAGATTGGTCCAATTCCAGCCAATTCAACTCTGGTTTTTGCTATAGAATTATTAGAAATCAAATAA
- a CDS encoding HAMP domain-containing histidine kinase: MRQKLKYALRVLKTNTQLLLVSILLVIFPFSFIFTLNSVIDATRANTNTVITQKINTVHDTIEILVRSDANTLGFVRQLSTEQNDLIDYILVSEKANNLTVLEQLGEDKIGTTDINDFHYKSALIALGESFLFPLDGQTLSKVVATRALRLTDDSVVYLTTEHDFSPLLYTLDKRISETYYGLTFIFIFLLLLAYWIIKQINYRQKYEDSLAKINEKDLFIDGLAHEFRTPLTAIRGYSSLISETDALAEARDFSSRINNATNRLITLVNDFLEVARIQSGKVKLSIVPTMAGDIIDNVITELKPLADIKNLSLETNLPPKQEPLNTDRVRLQQILTNIVNNAIKYTASGSVIVSLEQNYTYTTITVADTGGGISAEDQKKLFRPFSRVGEHENDNETVGSGLGMWVVKQLTGHLNGEVYVESIKGVGTHVIIKFKNLET, translated from the coding sequence ATGAGACAAAAACTTAAATATGCTTTAAGGGTTCTAAAAACGAACACACAGCTCTTGCTGGTTTCTATACTGCTTGTTATTTTCCCATTTTCTTTTATTTTTACTCTTAACTCAGTAATTGACGCCACCAGAGCCAACACTAACACTGTAATAACCCAAAAGATAAATACTGTCCACGACACTATTGAAATCCTCGTTCGCTCTGATGCCAATACTCTAGGGTTCGTAAGACAACTATCTACCGAACAAAATGATCTTATTGACTATATTTTAGTGTCTGAAAAGGCCAACAATCTCACGGTCCTGGAACAACTTGGCGAAGACAAAATTGGAACTACAGATATTAATGATTTTCACTATAAGAGCGCACTAATTGCACTGGGTGAAAGCTTTTTATTCCCTCTAGATGGCCAAACCCTAAGTAAAGTAGTGGCCACCAGAGCTTTACGTCTTACGGATGATTCGGTTGTATATCTGACTACTGAACACGATTTTTCACCTCTGCTTTACACTTTAGACAAGAGAATATCAGAAACCTATTATGGCTTAACCTTTATATTTATCTTCCTCTTGCTCTTGGCTTACTGGATAATCAAGCAAATAAACTACCGCCAGAAATATGAGGATAGTCTAGCTAAGATAAATGAAAAGGACTTATTCATAGATGGTTTGGCTCATGAATTTCGCACTCCGCTTACAGCCATTCGTGGCTACTCAAGCCTGATATCAGAAACCGACGCCTTGGCCGAAGCCCGAGACTTCTCATCAAGAATTAATAATGCCACAAACCGCCTTATTACCTTGGTCAACGATTTTCTTGAAGTCGCCCGCATACAATCAGGCAAGGTCAAATTAAGCATAGTTCCTACAATGGCTGGTGACATAATAGACAATGTTATCACTGAACTAAAACCACTAGCTGACATAAAAAATCTTTCGCTAGAAACAAATTTACCGCCAAAGCAAGAACCACTGAATACAGACCGTGTACGTTTGCAACAGATACTAACCAATATAGTTAATAATGCTATCAAATACACTGCTTCAGGTTCAGTTATCGTATCCCTGGAACAAAACTACACTTATACAACGATAACGGTTGCGGACACAGGTGGAGGAATCAGTGCTGAAGACCAAAAGAAGTTATTCAGACCATTTTCTCGGGTAGGAGAACATGAAAACGACAACGAAACCGTTGGCTCAGGACTAGGGATGTGGGTGGTAAAACAACTAACAGGACACCTTAATGGCGAAGTGTACGTGGAATCAATCAAAGGTGTCGGTACTCACGTCATTATAAAGTTTAAGAATCTAGAGACCTAA
- a CDS encoding response regulator, with protein MTNSTKALLGKKILVIGGDYNFLNTIERMFIYAGAEAIIENSLSKGLSSMKTLKPDLILLDASVPDLDPKSGDILKAIYDNNEHNLPLILITSDSDSANTPKYEVDYVVQKLGIDLLDLIEKIKKTLLVSTENSDTVIDISEHDQTPVLTKDAKAARVLVVEDDPLLRSLLSVRLTKSKISYQFCHNGNNVIDIMKHYHPTIIILDLMLPGRNGLDVLQDIRKIDGFKAIPVVIFSNKDSDSDRALAQKLGVKHFLIKAMTDLNSLLKIIIESAPKTVDK; from the coding sequence ATGACAAACAGTACCAAAGCCCTCTTAGGAAAGAAAATTCTTGTGATTGGTGGAGATTATAATTTCTTAAATACCATTGAGCGTATGTTTATATACGCTGGGGCGGAAGCCATAATAGAAAATTCACTATCCAAAGGCTTGTCCTCTATGAAGACCTTAAAGCCCGACCTTATTTTACTTGACGCTAGCGTGCCAGACCTTGACCCAAAAAGCGGGGACATCTTAAAAGCTATCTATGATAACAATGAGCATAATCTACCGCTTATTCTAATTACCAGCGATTCAGATTCAGCGAATACACCCAAGTATGAAGTTGATTACGTTGTTCAAAAGCTAGGGATAGACCTATTAGATTTAATAGAGAAAATTAAGAAGACACTGCTGGTCTCAACAGAAAACAGTGATACCGTAATTGATATATCAGAACACGACCAGACGCCAGTATTAACAAAAGATGCTAAAGCAGCCAGAGTACTGGTAGTTGAAGACGACCCTCTTTTACGTAGCCTGTTATCTGTGCGGCTAACTAAAAGTAAAATATCTTATCAATTCTGTCACAATGGAAATAATGTTATCGACATAATGAAACATTATCATCCAACTATAATTATTTTAGACTTAATGTTACCGGGAAGAAATGGTCTGGACGTATTGCAGGACATTAGAAAAATTGATGGATTTAAAGCTATCCCGGTTGTAATATTTTCAAATAAAGATAGTGATAGCGATCGGGCTTTAGCCCAAAAACTTGGTGTGAAGCACTTCTTGATTAAAGCCATGACCGATCTTAATTCGCTCCTTAAGATAATAATTGAATCAGCTCCGAAAACCGTTGATAAATAA
- a CDS encoding thioredoxin domain-containing protein, producing the protein MTNNYTYIAVAIFLGFAMIAGAILYKLPSPSTNTQQLANHNSPTANLVNLTKDDIVRAEDRHYYGSPEAKITIVEFSDFECPFCSRLHPTLKRIVDESAGDIAWEYRHLPLPNHPNSFADAVASECVSKQLGNDAFWSYATTLFNNQSVHSADFRLKEALALGVDEVAFEQCITDQSISELVQSDLSVATKAGGSGTPYSLVIDSTGKVTPVSGAVPYESWKKLLSALDK; encoded by the coding sequence ATGACAAACAATTACACTTACATAGCAGTTGCGATTTTTCTTGGTTTTGCCATGATTGCCGGAGCTATTTTATATAAACTTCCATCACCCTCTACAAATACCCAGCAATTAGCTAATCACAATTCTCCCACCGCTAATTTAGTTAATTTAACTAAAGACGATATTGTCCGAGCCGAAGATCGTCATTATTACGGTTCACCCGAAGCAAAGATTACAATTGTTGAGTTTTCTGATTTTGAATGTCCTTTTTGTTCGCGACTTCATCCAACTCTAAAGCGAATTGTAGATGAATCTGCTGGTGATATTGCCTGGGAATACCGACACCTACCACTACCCAATCACCCAAACTCCTTTGCTGATGCAGTGGCGAGCGAATGTGTTTCTAAACAACTCGGTAATGATGCTTTCTGGTCTTATGCTACAACACTCTTCAATAACCAGTCAGTCCATAGTGCGGATTTTAGACTAAAAGAAGCTTTGGCCTTAGGTGTAGACGAAGTAGCTTTCGAACAATGTATTACAGACCAAAGTATATCCGAATTAGTACAGAGCGACTTAAGTGTTGCCACTAAAGCCGGAGGTTCCGGTACGCCTTACAGTTTAGTCATTGACTCAACCGGTAAAGTTACTCCTGTTTCAGGAGCTGTACCATACGAAAGCTGGAAAAAACTACTATCGGCACTAGATAAATAG
- a CDS encoding TlpA family protein disulfide reductase — translation MTSKTVYLTIMSTVLLLVAAVTYYVVYQNNHSINKVTQEIFAEPTAPEAEPYTDLEGNKSDLEQYLGRTMVVNSWASWSPFSKSDLETLAMLAEKYQQKDVVFLAINRKESKQQAQRFLNTILGNTNVQLVLDPRDHFYKSIGGYAMPETVIYDSRGNMVTHIHGSINQREVEAALDTLLEN, via the coding sequence ATGACTAGTAAAACCGTCTACCTGACAATAATGAGTACAGTGCTTCTGCTTGTAGCTGCCGTAACATACTATGTTGTTTACCAAAATAACCATTCAATAAATAAAGTCACGCAGGAGATTTTTGCTGAACCCACTGCACCTGAGGCCGAACCATACACTGACCTTGAAGGGAACAAATCTGATCTGGAACAATATCTCGGCAGAACAATGGTAGTAAACTCTTGGGCGAGCTGGTCACCATTTTCTAAGTCTGATTTGGAAACTTTGGCGATGCTGGCAGAGAAGTATCAACAAAAAGATGTTGTTTTTTTGGCAATCAATCGAAAAGAATCAAAACAACAGGCTCAGCGCTTTTTAAACACCATACTCGGTAACACTAATGTTCAACTTGTATTAGATCCGAGAGATCACTTCTACAAATCCATTGGTGGCTATGCTATGCCCGAGACAGTGATTTACGATTCCCGCGGTAACATGGTAACTCATATTCATGGCTCTATAAACCAAAGGGAAGTAGAAGCTGCGCTCGACACTCTCTTGGAGAATTAA
- the tgt gene encoding tRNA guanosine(34) transglycosylase Tgt: MKPISFTIENTSKKSLARAGVISTPHGDIKTPAFVVVGTKATVKGIKPDDLYPMVGNQVALANTYHLFLQPGHELIKKAGGLHEFANWQLPTITDSGGFQVFSLGAAFGKGVTKFATSDLKPEETNGLNVYSQELATDHGKLCIIDEEGVTFTSHIDGSMHRFTAERSIEIQHAIGADIIIAFDECTSPTADYNYQKEAMDRTHRWAKRSILAHKNNYQALKKQGLYGVIQGGRHLDLREESARVLSDMDFDGYGIGGSFSKADLNESLQVVNQTLPSNKPRHLLGIGEPEDIVQGVLNGCDTFDCVNPTRIARTGTIYVHTGNYRTSTCGTLTYPEIAKINLRNQKYQQDLSLVDELSTSPVGQTYSKAYLSHLFKANEMLGPQLASIHNLQVIVNFTDNLRKQILEL, translated from the coding sequence ATGAAACCAATCAGTTTTACAATTGAAAATACGAGTAAAAAATCATTAGCGCGAGCTGGTGTCATTAGTACACCCCACGGAGACATCAAAACTCCGGCCTTTGTAGTAGTTGGAACAAAAGCTACTGTCAAAGGCATTAAACCTGACGATCTCTATCCAATGGTAGGTAACCAGGTCGCTCTCGCTAATACCTACCATCTATTCTTACAACCGGGGCATGAACTAATCAAAAAGGCCGGCGGATTGCATGAGTTTGCGAATTGGCAATTACCAACCATTACGGACTCTGGTGGCTTTCAAGTTTTTTCACTGGGAGCGGCTTTTGGTAAAGGAGTTACAAAATTTGCCACCTCTGATCTCAAACCAGAAGAAACCAACGGACTAAACGTCTACAGCCAAGAACTGGCAACCGATCATGGTAAGTTATGCATTATAGATGAAGAAGGAGTTACTTTTACATCCCATATAGACGGATCAATGCATCGCTTTACAGCAGAACGATCAATTGAAATACAACATGCTATTGGTGCAGACATCATAATCGCTTTCGATGAATGTACTAGCCCGACCGCCGATTATAACTATCAAAAAGAAGCTATGGATAGAACTCATCGTTGGGCCAAAAGAAGCATTTTGGCCCATAAAAACAACTACCAAGCACTAAAAAAACAAGGTTTATACGGAGTAATACAAGGTGGCCGACATCTAGACCTGCGGGAAGAGAGTGCTAGAGTGCTAAGCGACATGGACTTTGATGGTTATGGTATTGGCGGCAGCTTTTCCAAAGCTGATTTAAATGAATCACTACAAGTAGTAAATCAAACCTTACCAAGCAACAAGCCAAGACACCTACTAGGCATCGGAGAGCCAGAAGATATCGTTCAGGGCGTATTAAATGGCTGCGACACATTTGATTGTGTTAACCCAACTCGAATAGCACGAACCGGTACTATCTATGTTCATACTGGTAATTACAGAACCTCAACTTGCGGAACTTTGACTTATCCAGAAATTGCAAAAATAAATCTACGCAATCAAAAATACCAACAGGACTTATCTTTGGTCGATGAACTGAGTACCAGCCCTGTTGGACAAACCTACAGCAAAGCCTATTTATCGCACTTGTTTAAGGCTAATGAAATGTTAGGTCCACAGTTAGCCTCGATCCATAATTTGCAGGTTATTGTTAATTTTACCGATAATCTCCGAAAACAGATACTAGAGTTATAA